In Acidobacteriota bacterium, a single window of DNA contains:
- a CDS encoding threonylcarbamoyl-AMP synthase: MKTVHLKVRAEEAAPEHPSIREAAAILKVGGLVAIPTETVYGLAADALDPGAIARIFVAKERPSWDPLIVHVANFEMISQVAGDFPERAKKLAERFWPGPLTLLLKRHRQLPLAVTAGRETVAVRIPAHPVARAVITSAGLPLAAPSANRFGHTSPTTAEHVMGDLEGRIDAVLDSGPTQIGVESTVLDPLRTPPLLLRPGGVTREQLEELLGQLEMYSAPANEAPQALASPGLAARHYAPQAQLVLVDGTQENFLAVIEEQVSKLGDRAEYVGAMAPKDWLDEQSLSRGGLVIFDWGSWSDPAQLAHNLFAGLRYLDKPGVSVILCPLPSATGLGLALRDRLLRAAR; the protein is encoded by the coding sequence GTGAAGACCGTCCACCTCAAAGTTCGCGCTGAAGAAGCCGCGCCTGAGCATCCTTCGATTCGCGAAGCAGCGGCGATCCTCAAAGTTGGCGGGCTTGTCGCAATTCCCACAGAAACCGTCTATGGACTGGCAGCCGATGCGCTCGATCCAGGTGCTATCGCCCGAATCTTTGTAGCCAAAGAAAGGCCATCCTGGGATCCGCTGATCGTGCACGTTGCGAACTTCGAGATGATTTCGCAAGTCGCGGGCGATTTCCCAGAAAGGGCAAAAAAGCTGGCAGAGCGCTTCTGGCCCGGCCCCCTGACGTTATTGCTCAAAAGGCACCGGCAGCTTCCACTTGCAGTCACTGCTGGACGGGAGACTGTGGCCGTTCGCATTCCCGCACATCCCGTTGCTCGGGCGGTCATTACTTCTGCAGGGCTGCCACTGGCTGCGCCTAGCGCGAACCGTTTTGGGCACACGAGCCCTACGACCGCCGAGCACGTGATGGGAGACCTCGAAGGGCGTATCGATGCTGTCCTCGACTCAGGTCCGACCCAGATCGGAGTGGAGTCGACAGTCCTCGATCCCCTGCGTACTCCGCCGCTGCTGCTTCGTCCCGGGGGGGTCACGCGCGAGCAGCTCGAAGAGTTATTGGGCCAACTGGAGATGTATTCGGCTCCAGCCAATGAAGCGCCGCAGGCTCTGGCCTCACCGGGTCTCGCGGCGCGACACTATGCTCCGCAAGCGCAATTAGTACTGGTAGACGGCACGCAGGAAAACTTCCTCGCGGTCATTGAGGAACAGGTTTCGAAGTTGGGAGATCGCGCGGAGTATGTTGGGGCAATGGCCCCGAAAGATTGGTTGGACGAACAGTCCCTCTCGCGTGGAGGGTTGGTCATCTTCGACTGGGGTTCGTGGAGCGATCCCGCGCAACTTGCGCACAACCTGTTCGCAGGGCTGCGCTATCTGGATAAGCCCGGAGTGAGCGTAATTCTCTGTCCGCTGCCATCCGCGACTGGGCTTGGATTAGCGTTGCGCGATCGCCTGCTTCGCGCAGCAAGATAG
- a CDS encoding uracil-DNA glycosylase, with translation MTNGSELQKQLTERVRFYRELGIYDFYRREDAESTSALEQLAASSTRSAEEPQLPVLPMTSDEQMTPEQALRVIREDLGDCTRCPLHKQGRKQIVFGVGNPRADIMFIGEGPGADEDQQGEPFVGRAGQLLNNMISAMGIRREDVYIANVVKCRPPANRTPEREECDTCSPFLLRQIAVVKPKIIVALGAVAAKTLLGVNDAMVNLRGRLYDFKNTRLAVTYHPAYLLRDPRQKKEAWKDLQMVMKYLGMPMRQSAPS, from the coding sequence ATGACAAATGGTTCAGAGCTTCAGAAGCAGTTGACTGAACGTGTGCGCTTCTATCGCGAGCTGGGCATTTATGATTTCTACCGGCGCGAAGATGCAGAGAGTACGTCAGCCTTAGAGCAGCTTGCGGCATCATCAACACGCAGCGCAGAGGAGCCGCAGTTGCCCGTGCTCCCGATGACTTCGGACGAACAAATGACTCCAGAACAGGCTCTGCGTGTAATCCGCGAAGATCTCGGCGATTGCACTCGGTGCCCACTGCACAAGCAAGGACGCAAGCAGATTGTCTTCGGCGTTGGCAATCCACGCGCCGACATCATGTTCATTGGTGAAGGGCCGGGAGCCGACGAAGATCAACAGGGCGAGCCATTCGTTGGTCGCGCCGGTCAGCTTCTCAACAACATGATCTCCGCCATGGGAATTCGTCGCGAAGATGTTTACATCGCGAACGTCGTGAAATGCCGCCCGCCCGCGAATCGCACTCCAGAACGCGAGGAGTGCGACACCTGCTCGCCATTTCTGCTACGGCAGATCGCCGTTGTGAAGCCGAAGATCATCGTTGCTTTGGGAGCGGTTGCCGCTAAGACGCTTCTCGGTGTGAACGACGCAATGGTGAATCTGCGCGGGCGCCTCTATGATTTCAAAAATACTAGGCTGGCTGTGACCTACCATCCGGCGTACCTGCTGCGCGATCCGCGCCAGAAGAAAGAAGCCTGGAAGGATTTGCAGATGGTGATGAAGTACTTGGGCATGCCAATGCGCCAGAGCGCCCCAAGCTAA
- the tmk gene encoding dTMP kinase has translation MSGRRGLFITFEGLDGSGKSTQIARLAETLTARCLTVLATREPGGSAIGEHIRSLLLDSRTAGLSPRAELALMFADRAQHIEEIIEPALKAGKIVICDRYTDSTEAYQGFGRQLGSQTVLDLHRVLCRDLWPDLTLLLESELSSSVARARNRNQASNSSEGRFESEDAAFFRRVHQGFENIALREKNRVARIPAGTIQKVESDILKTVENRFPQVSSRAAITR, from the coding sequence ATGTCCGGCAGACGCGGACTCTTTATCACCTTTGAAGGCCTCGACGGCTCCGGAAAGAGTACGCAAATCGCGCGTTTGGCAGAGACCCTAACCGCCCGTTGCCTCACCGTCCTGGCCACGCGGGAGCCCGGTGGGAGTGCGATCGGCGAGCATATTCGCTCCCTTCTGCTGGATTCGCGCACTGCAGGTCTGTCTCCCCGAGCGGAGCTGGCGTTGATGTTTGCGGATCGCGCGCAGCACATCGAAGAAATCATTGAGCCTGCTCTCAAAGCCGGGAAAATCGTAATCTGCGATCGCTACACTGATAGCACGGAAGCCTACCAGGGTTTCGGCCGGCAACTCGGATCGCAGACCGTCCTCGACTTGCACCGGGTTCTGTGCCGCGACTTGTGGCCCGATTTGACACTGCTTCTCGAGTCGGAACTAAGTTCCAGCGTTGCTCGCGCGCGAAATCGCAATCAAGCCTCGAACTCCTCTGAAGGCCGTTTTGAAAGTGAGGATGCCGCATTCTTCCGCCGCGTGCATCAGGGCTTTGAGAACATCGCACTGCGGGAAAAGAATCGTGTAGCAAGAATTCCGGCAGGAACGATTCAGAAAGTAGAATCCGACATTCTCAAGACAGTCGAGAATCGATTTCCACAGGTTTCAAGTCGCGCAGCCATCACGAGGTGA
- a CDS encoding YicC family protein → MPVRSMTGYAQLTHQVSDRTSFSLSLKSVNHRFLDLHFRIPLEANPLELKMRRILKEKIARGHIEVALSLQQGDAGGFQLNHALVEGYVRAFQEAAERLGIVAQPDLNVILRTPGALSGDSTTLDETTEQVILEQLEQLIERLNHMREEEGRGVDRELRERMEGLSHAVSEIGKLRALVSRAYLEKVQSRMDELIAGHVDPDRVLQEAAMLAERSDIQEEVVRLENHIKHFYSLLDCGGEAGKKLDFLLQELNREANTLLSKTAGVAGEGLRITELGLLMKSEIEKAREQVQNVE, encoded by the coding sequence ATGCCTGTCCGATCGATGACTGGATATGCTCAGCTCACACATCAGGTGAGTGATCGGACCTCATTTTCATTGAGTTTGAAGTCGGTGAACCACCGCTTCCTCGATCTCCACTTCCGCATACCATTGGAAGCTAACCCCCTCGAGCTGAAGATGCGCCGGATCCTGAAGGAGAAAATAGCGCGTGGACACATCGAAGTAGCGCTGTCGCTGCAACAGGGTGATGCAGGCGGATTTCAGTTAAACCACGCTCTGGTAGAAGGCTATGTGCGCGCATTTCAGGAAGCGGCAGAACGATTGGGCATCGTGGCACAACCTGATCTCAACGTCATTCTGCGCACCCCCGGTGCACTTTCTGGAGATTCAACCACGCTGGATGAAACAACGGAGCAAGTCATTCTGGAGCAACTGGAACAGCTGATCGAACGCTTGAATCACATGCGCGAAGAGGAGGGCCGCGGAGTGGATCGTGAATTACGGGAACGCATGGAAGGCTTATCCCACGCGGTCAGCGAAATTGGAAAATTGCGGGCACTCGTTTCCCGCGCTTATCTGGAAAAGGTTCAATCACGAATGGACGAGCTGATTGCGGGCCATGTCGATCCGGATCGTGTACTGCAGGAAGCGGCGATGCTGGCTGAGCGGAGCGACATCCAGGAGGAGGTTGTCCGGCTCGAGAACCACATCAAGCACTTTTATTCGCTACTCGATTGCGGCGGCGAAGCCGGCAAGAAACTAGACTTTCTCCTGCAAGAGCTGAATCGCGAAGCCAACACTCTTCTTTCAAAAACGGCAGGAGTTGCAGGTGAGGGCTTGCGCATTACGGAATTGGGACTTTTGATGAAGTCAGAAATTGAAAAAGCGAGGGAACAAGTACAAAACGTGGAGTGA
- a CDS encoding DNA polymerase III subunit delta': MSFHNFHGNHETVTRIREMLARDRFPHAVIISGPEGAGRYTLAQMIAKALECLEQPNNDGLLDFCGRCSNCTRIAQSDDLEARFAEAVETREAMREADKRDARILIQTHPEVIVVPPDPPQMLIKVGQIRLVIDSVFYKPVEGRRKVVIFTESSFMKEAANSLLKVLEEPPGYASLILLTTNPGELLPTIRSRCVTFTLGALPVGELDEALNASRKDLKQSQRELIARLANGAMGRALSFKLEEYVEARTSALTMLRSAITGSDHSELFKITETYRAGAEGRDKTDQLLRTLYALLEDLLMLKSGTPELLRNTDIRGELGRLAQSVDFDWIVTASQRLAEVERGMRRNLLRSLSLDAFTTSLER; encoded by the coding sequence TTGTCTTTCCACAATTTTCACGGCAATCATGAAACAGTCACTCGCATTCGCGAGATGCTTGCGCGCGACCGCTTTCCCCATGCCGTGATCATCTCCGGGCCAGAGGGGGCGGGGAGGTACACGCTTGCGCAGATGATCGCGAAGGCGCTGGAGTGCCTCGAACAACCGAACAATGACGGTCTACTGGACTTCTGCGGGCGATGCAGCAACTGCACTCGCATCGCACAATCCGATGATCTCGAAGCGAGATTTGCCGAAGCGGTAGAGACACGCGAAGCGATGCGCGAGGCAGACAAACGAGACGCTCGCATCCTGATCCAGACGCATCCCGAAGTGATCGTTGTTCCTCCCGATCCGCCACAAATGCTGATCAAGGTCGGCCAAATTCGACTCGTCATCGACTCGGTTTTCTACAAACCGGTCGAAGGCCGGCGCAAGGTCGTCATCTTCACCGAGTCTTCGTTCATGAAAGAAGCAGCGAACTCGTTGCTGAAGGTCTTGGAAGAACCTCCGGGATACGCGAGTCTGATTCTGCTCACGACGAACCCTGGCGAGCTCTTACCGACAATCCGATCGCGTTGCGTAACCTTCACGCTCGGAGCCCTGCCCGTTGGCGAACTGGACGAAGCACTCAATGCATCCCGAAAGGATCTCAAACAGTCCCAACGAGAGCTCATCGCCCGTCTTGCAAACGGCGCGATGGGACGCGCCCTCAGTTTCAAGCTCGAAGAGTACGTTGAAGCCAGAACCAGTGCGCTTACCATGCTGCGGAGTGCCATTACGGGAAGCGACCACAGCGAGCTGTTCAAGATCACGGAGACCTATCGTGCTGGCGCTGAAGGCCGCGATAAGACGGATCAATTGCTGCGAACGCTTTATGCATTGTTGGAAGACCTGCTCATGCTCAAATCCGGAACTCCCGAATTGCTAAGGAACACTGATATTCGCGGGGAACTTGGTAGATTGGCCCAGAGCGTGGACTTCGACTGGATCGTGACCGCATCCCAGCGTCTCGCGGAGGTCGAGCGCGGTATGAGAAGGAACCTTCTGCGCTCACTGTCACTGGATGCCTTTACCACTTCGTTAGAACGGTAG
- the coaBC gene encoding bifunctional phosphopantothenoylcysteine decarboxylase/phosphopantothenate--cysteine ligase CoaBC, which translates to MKVALGVCGGIAAYKACEVVRLLQDAGIRIQVVMTAAAQEFVRPLTFAALSGEKVITGLWQSGGEQPNFDSAIDHISVAQSIDALIVAPCTADTAAKFAHGQADDFLSTLYLATPAPVIIAPTMNVEMLNHSATQANLETLRQRGVHIVEPGSGYLACGMVGAGRLAGPEEIVAAVLARLGVVRDLAGETVLITAGATREPVDPVRFLGNRSSGKMGYAMAEAAIRRGAKVILVSGPVALEAPPGVNLTNVETAEQMRNAMLSRASEASVIIAAAAVADFRLRKASTQKIKRNGPMSLDLEPTPDILAEVAAHRRPDQLLIGFAAETQNAIENGRAKLRKKGIDAMVVNDVSNPEIGFDSELNEVTILTANDEIAIPKAEKSKIAHRILDAVLKLKVRSGKAVPAH; encoded by the coding sequence ATGAAGGTCGCTCTCGGAGTGTGTGGCGGCATCGCCGCGTACAAAGCGTGCGAAGTCGTTCGCTTGCTGCAGGACGCCGGCATCCGCATACAAGTCGTCATGACCGCTGCTGCCCAGGAGTTTGTGCGTCCTCTTACGTTTGCGGCGCTCTCTGGTGAGAAGGTCATTACTGGCTTGTGGCAGTCGGGGGGCGAGCAGCCGAACTTCGACTCCGCCATCGACCACATCAGCGTCGCCCAATCCATTGACGCGCTTATTGTAGCGCCCTGCACCGCAGATACAGCCGCTAAATTTGCGCACGGACAGGCCGATGATTTTCTTTCGACACTCTATCTCGCCACACCAGCTCCAGTAATCATCGCGCCGACGATGAACGTCGAGATGCTGAACCATTCCGCGACACAGGCGAACTTGGAAACGCTGCGACAGCGCGGCGTGCATATCGTTGAGCCCGGCAGCGGATATCTAGCATGCGGCATGGTTGGCGCAGGACGCTTAGCCGGACCCGAAGAGATCGTAGCAGCCGTACTGGCGAGGCTCGGCGTAGTGCGCGATCTCGCGGGAGAGACGGTTCTCATCACCGCGGGCGCGACGCGCGAGCCGGTCGATCCAGTACGCTTTCTCGGCAATCGCTCTAGTGGGAAGATGGGGTACGCCATGGCCGAGGCTGCGATCCGACGCGGGGCCAAAGTGATTCTTGTCTCCGGGCCAGTTGCGCTGGAAGCTCCCCCTGGCGTCAATCTCACAAATGTGGAAACCGCCGAACAAATGCGCAACGCTATGCTTTCTCGAGCTTCCGAAGCGAGCGTCATCATTGCGGCAGCGGCGGTAGCTGATTTTCGGCTTCGCAAAGCCTCCACACAAAAGATCAAACGTAATGGTCCAATGTCGCTGGATCTGGAACCAACTCCAGACATACTTGCTGAAGTTGCCGCGCATCGTCGTCCAGATCAACTGCTCATTGGATTCGCAGCTGAGACGCAGAACGCCATTGAGAATGGACGCGCGAAGCTGCGTAAGAAAGGCATTGATGCAATGGTCGTGAACGACGTCTCGAATCCTGAGATCGGATTCGATTCTGAGCTCAATGAGGTCACAATTCTCACTGCTAACGACGAAATCGCAATCCCAAAAGCAGAGAAATCAAAAATAGCTCATCGCATCCTCGATGCCGTGTTAAAACTGAAGGTCCGATCGGGCAAGGCTGTGCCTGCTCATTAA
- a CDS encoding integration host factor subunit beta, with product MIKLDIINEVVNKTGITKTKAEMAVETVFESMKKALSQGDRIELRGFGVFNVRPRKTGIGRNPRTGAEVSIPPGKAVRFKPGKELQSID from the coding sequence GTGATCAAACTCGACATCATCAACGAAGTCGTGAACAAGACGGGAATCACCAAGACCAAAGCCGAAATGGCCGTCGAGACCGTCTTCGAGAGTATGAAGAAGGCTCTGTCGCAGGGCGATCGCATTGAACTGCGCGGCTTCGGCGTCTTCAACGTTCGTCCCCGCAAGACCGGCATCGGCCGCAACCCTCGTACAGGCGCTGAAGTGAGCATACCGCCGGGCAAGGCAGTGCGCTTCAAACCGGGCAAAGAGCTTCAGTCGATCGACTAA
- a CDS encoding guanylate kinase: protein MSGILYIISAPSGSGKSTLVNELRSIVPNLDFSISYTTRPPRGSEQNGREYYFVTRPEFERMIVEDKFLEYAEVFGHYYGTACRFLEEAKANGRDLLLDIDVQGAEQVRRKVPDAVSIFVMPPNREILERRLRRRSQTEKMEPEVIERRLENAEKEIVNYNKYGYILVNKILEKAVDELKAIVLSERTRRSGKAPTAEDQELERIAEGSLLSRSHEKVQPVLQSFRTNL, encoded by the coding sequence ATGTCGGGCATCCTCTACATCATTTCCGCGCCTTCTGGGTCGGGTAAATCTACGCTCGTAAACGAGCTTCGTTCAATCGTCCCTAATTTGGACTTTTCAATCTCTTACACTACTCGACCGCCGCGGGGCAGCGAACAGAATGGGCGCGAGTACTACTTCGTCACACGGCCTGAGTTCGAACGCATGATCGTGGAAGATAAGTTTCTGGAGTACGCCGAAGTATTCGGCCACTACTATGGGACGGCCTGCCGGTTTCTTGAGGAGGCGAAGGCAAACGGCAGGGATTTGCTGCTCGACATCGATGTTCAGGGCGCGGAGCAGGTGCGAAGGAAGGTCCCGGATGCAGTCAGCATTTTCGTAATGCCTCCGAACCGCGAGATTCTCGAGCGCCGATTGCGCCGCCGCAGCCAGACCGAAAAGATGGAGCCTGAAGTAATAGAGCGAAGACTTGAGAACGCCGAGAAGGAGATTGTGAATTACAACAAATACGGCTATATTCTCGTCAACAAGATCCTGGAAAAGGCAGTGGACGAGTTGAAAGCCATTGTCCTCTCTGAGCGAACGCGTCGCTCAGGAAAGGCGCCCACCGCGGAAGATCAGGAACTGGAGCGCATCGCTGAAGGATCTCTGCTCTCACGGAGCCACGAAAAAGTTCAACCCGTTCTACAATCATTCAGGACCAACCTCTGA
- the rpoZ gene encoding DNA-directed RNA polymerase subunit omega produces MEPTKDFDSKYRYILVAARRARQLQGGANALVETDSRKACRIAQDEIQAGKVRYVVPDPVAPVVEAAPPEPTEE; encoded by the coding sequence ATGGAACCGACGAAAGACTTCGATAGCAAATATCGTTACATCCTCGTCGCGGCCCGCCGTGCGCGCCAGCTCCAGGGAGGTGCGAATGCGCTGGTGGAAACGGACTCCCGCAAGGCGTGTCGGATTGCTCAGGACGAGATCCAGGCTGGCAAGGTCCGTTATGTCGTGCCCGATCCTGTAGCGCCAGTTGTCGAAGCAGCCCCACCCGAACCGACGGAAGAGTAG